The following nucleotide sequence is from Candidatus Hydrogenedentota bacterium.
TGGTGCGCGTCCTCCAGGTCGAAGTACAGCGAGCCCAGCTCGCCGTTCACCTCGAAGGTGTTCTGGTTCTTGCGGCCCCGCGCGTAGCGCGTGGACTCGAAGGTGGCCAGGGCGCCGTTCTTGAACCGCGCCAGGAACGCGCACGCGTCGTCAATCCCGACGGGCATCACCGTGCCGGGGTCGTCCTGCATGGCCCGCTCCTTGATGAAGGTCTCCGTCATGGCGCTCACCCGGTCCACGCCGCCGATGAGCCAGATGGCCGTGTCTATGCTGTGCGCCAGCAGGTCGCCCGTGACCCCGCTGCCCGCCACGTCCACGTCCAGCCGCCACAACCCCTCGCCGCCCTGGGGCAGTTCCGGGCTGATGGTCCAGTCCTGGAGGTACTTCGCGCGGTAGTGGAAGACCCGGCCAAGCCGGCCCTCGTCCACGAACTGCTTCGCCAGGGCGATGGCGGGCACGCGGCGGTAGTTGAACCACACCATGTTCGGCACGCCCGCCTTCTCGACGGCCTCGGTCATCTCGAGGCCCTCGGCGGCGCTCATGGCCAGGGGCTTCTCGCAGAGGATCATCTTGCCCGCCTTCGCCGCCGCCAGGGTAATCTCCCGGTGCGTGTTGTTCGGGCTGCCGATGTCAATCACGTCAATGTCGTCCCGCGCCACCAGCGCGCGCCAGTCCGTCTCGACGCTTTCCCAGCCCCACTTCTCGGCGAAGGGCCGCACCTTCGCCTCATTCCGGGCGCAGACCGCCTTCAGGACCGGCTCATGGCCGAGGTCGAAGAACTGGTTCACCTTCCGGTAGGCGTTCGAGTGCGCCCGGCCCATGAACCCGTAGCCGATGAGGCCGATGTTCAGTTTCTTGCCCATGTCCTTTCTCCCTTGCCGTTGTTCAGGACGCGTATTTCGCGTTCAGTTCGTCCACCGCCTTCTTGCACGCCGCCGTCACGGTCCAGGCGTCGTGCCAGAAGCACAGGTCAATCGTCCACCAGTCATGGGGAACCCCGCTCTGGAGCAGTTCCGGAATCAGCGCGCCAAAGTCCAGGATGCCGCCGCCGAACGGCGCGTGCGTGCTCGTCTCCTCGTCGTGCAGCGTGCCGTCCGAGTCAATCAGGTGCAGGTGGTTAATCTTGCCCCGCAGCATCCGCGCCAGCTCCAGCGCGCCGCCCGGCAGGGTCTCCCGCTCTCCCGGCTGCCGCGCGCCCACCGCCGCCACCATGTGCGCGTGGCAGGTGTCGAACATGATCCCGAAGTTCGGGTTGTCCACCTCCTCCACGATGCCGACGATGTCCGAAGGCTTGTTGAACGCGAAGCCCGGCTCGAACTCCCACGTCACATAAACCCCCTGGTCCGCCGCCTCCTCCGAGCACTGCCGCCAGGTCCTCACCACCCGGTCCCGCGCTTTGTTGTAGTCCACCGTGTCGAAAATCGTCGGCGGCTGCACCGCGTCCACCCGGATGCCCGGAATGCCCAGGTCCACGCAGAACTCAAGATTCTTCCGGAACTCCTCCAGATAATGCGTGTTGTCCTCAGAGTCAATCAGGTGCTCGCCCCAGAGATTCGCCGCAAGGCCGGAGAAGGCCAGGCCCGCGTCCGCCACGCCCTGTTTGCACGCCTCCCGCTCCGCCTTCGTCGGCATGTTGTCCGGATTCGGGTGGATGCCGAAACCGCCCAGTTCCACCCCGTCAAAGCCCAGCTCCCCCAGCTTCACCAGAATCTCCCCCCACGGGACCGGATTGTCCGCGTAAGGCCCGATGGAATACGCCCAAGTGCCGATGGATATCTTCTTCATGGTTCAGCCTCTCCTGTTGGTGGTTTTCGCTGTGACAAGCGGGTTCTATAGTAGCAGAAGCGCCCCCGATTCAAAAACAACCGCACCGGACAATTTCCAGGGGGAACTTATCGGGCGCAGACACCCCGCGTGCTCCACGTTAAGACCGAAACAGCCAGGACCATTGTCGTGACGGGGTCCAGTCCCCAAAAAATAGCGCGGGCGTCCCACCCGTGGAAAATCATGGCCGGGACGGCCATGCCACGTGAAAAGTAGCGCAGGCGTCCCGCCTGCATCTTTCCCCACCACCCATCAGCCACATTGCGGCTCTCCCCCCTGCTTGCGGGGGGGTAGGGGGGGAATTCGACCCGTCGAACGCCATTCGTGCCAAGGCCATGATCTAAAAGACAGTGGGGTACCACCACCCCTGAGCCTATAGGGAATCGGCGGTGATAGTAACAAATGTTTGACGTACCACCCCTCGTTCCCAGGCGTAATTGGCATCAAGGGAAAACAGCCCCACCGGACAATTTCCAAACCGCCCACTCCGGACGCCAACCCCTCAGTCCATCTCATATCCCCCAGACCCTATCCCCTATCCCCTATCCCCTACCCCCTATCCCCTTGCCATATTACCATATACCATGGTATGGTTACCCATATGAAGACAACCATAGACATTTCCGATTCGCTCTACGAGGAGGTCCGCCGCGTGGCCCATGCGGAA
It contains:
- a CDS encoding Gfo/Idh/MocA family oxidoreductase, with amino-acid sequence MGKKLNIGLIGYGFMGRAHSNAYRKVNQFFDLGHEPVLKAVCARNEAKVRPFAEKWGWESVETDWRALVARDDIDVIDIGSPNNTHREITLAAAKAGKMILCEKPLAMSAAEGLEMTEAVEKAGVPNMVWFNYRRVPAIALAKQFVDEGRLGRVFHYRAKYLQDWTISPELPQGGEGLWRLDVDVAGSGVTGDLLAHSIDTAIWLIGGVDRVSAMTETFIKERAMQDDPGTVMPVGIDDACAFLARFKNGALATFESTRYARGRKNQNTFEVNGELGSLYFDLEDAHQLQYFDHRNDSQSRGWRTILVTDSDHPYMGHWWVPGCVIGYEHTFINALADFITGLDTGVPVRPNFRDALETQYVCDAVLESAKTETWKTVGA
- a CDS encoding sugar phosphate isomerase/epimerase, with the translated sequence MKKISIGTWAYSIGPYADNPVPWGEILVKLGELGFDGVELGGFGIHPNPDNMPTKAEREACKQGVADAGLAFSGLAANLWGEHLIDSEDNTHYLEEFRKNLEFCVDLGIPGIRVDAVQPPTIFDTVDYNKARDRVVRTWRQCSEEAADQGVYVTWEFEPGFAFNKPSDIVGIVEEVDNPNFGIMFDTCHAHMVAAVGARQPGERETLPGGALELARMLRGKINHLHLIDSDGTLHDEETSTHAPFGGGILDFGALIPELLQSGVPHDWWTIDLCFWHDAWTVTAACKKAVDELNAKYAS